Proteins encoded together in one uncultured Flavobacterium sp. window:
- a CDS encoding DUF4180 domain-containing protein, giving the protein MKIETHTINNIKIAEVITENNIIKSIEDGSQLVADIYYQDFDRIILYEKNITPLFFDLKNKIAGEILQKFSNFRVRLAIVGDFEKYQSKSVKDFIFESNKNRQINFVNSLEEGLIKLSN; this is encoded by the coding sequence ATGAAAATAGAAACACATACCATAAACAACATAAAAATTGCCGAAGTAATTACCGAAAATAATATAATTAAATCTATTGAAGATGGCTCTCAATTAGTTGCCGATATTTATTATCAAGACTTTGACCGAATTATTCTTTATGAGAAAAATATAACACCTCTCTTCTTTGATTTGAAAAACAAAATTGCCGGCGAAATACTTCAAAAGTTCTCAAACTTTCGAGTGCGTTTGGCGATCGTTGGTGATTTTGAAAAATATCAAAGCAAAAGCGTCAAAGACTTTATATTTGAAAGTAATAAAAATCGTCAAATAAACTTTGTCAATAGTTTAGAGGAAGGTTTAATAAAACTTTCTAATTAA
- a CDS encoding arginase family protein → MKEICIVEFPSNLGLKEPQPGKEPGVKRLPDWLWKHKLHEALNPKNTLRLDAPKYTNIRDVETNILNANSLVDYAREQAYLINNLLSQNKFPFVLGGDCSILLGAAIALKQKGNYGLFYLDGHTDFMNVSLSETGGVGGMVASIVTGNGPEKLTNILNLSPYIKEENLWCVGNREYDDEYENEIRNSSATYISLQALRKQGVLNCIQSFLSEIKNKNLDGFWLHIDVDVLNDSIMPCVDSRTPDGITYDEFNQLTSYLFKSDKFTGLEITILDPDLDSTGQYTKDFVTNITNTFNSFKN, encoded by the coding sequence ATGAAAGAAATATGCATCGTCGAGTTTCCCTCTAATTTAGGTTTAAAAGAACCACAACCCGGAAAAGAACCAGGCGTAAAACGCTTGCCTGATTGGCTCTGGAAACACAAGTTGCATGAAGCACTAAATCCTAAAAATACGCTTAGACTTGACGCTCCAAAATATACCAATATCAGGGATGTCGAAACTAATATTCTTAATGCAAATTCATTAGTCGATTATGCCAGAGAACAAGCCTATTTGATAAATAATTTACTGAGTCAAAACAAATTCCCTTTTGTACTTGGCGGCGATTGCAGTATTCTTTTAGGCGCAGCGATTGCCCTAAAACAAAAAGGCAATTACGGATTGTTTTACCTCGACGGACACACTGATTTCATGAATGTTTCCCTTTCTGAAACCGGAGGCGTTGGCGGAATGGTAGCTTCTATTGTAACAGGAAACGGTCCTGAAAAACTCACCAACATCCTTAATTTATCTCCTTATATAAAAGAAGAAAACCTCTGGTGTGTAGGCAATCGCGAATATGATGACGAATACGAAAATGAAATCCGAAATTCTTCGGCAACTTACATAAGCCTTCAGGCACTTCGAAAACAAGGTGTTTTAAATTGCATACAATCATTTCTCTCAGAGATTAAGAACAAAAATCTGGATGGTTTCTGGCTTCATATCGATGTCGATGTTTTAAACGATTCAATAATGCCGTGCGTAGACAGCCGAACGCCAGACGGAATTACCTATGATGAGTTCAATCAACTTACCTCCTATTTATTTAAAAGCGACAAATTTACCGGACTCGAAATAACAATTCTAGATCCTGATTTAGACTCAACTGGTCAATACACAAAAGATTTTGTAACCAATATTACCAACACTTTCAACTCCTTTAAGAATTAG
- a CDS encoding TlpA disulfide reductase family protein: MKKISFLIVLSFLLVNHIEAQQTKPKSFVLNGTFLNDFSGYLHMQYEDKNDSVLVVDNHFTFKGQLIKKTANVFFSKKGKGIISTTSKEFYLENTPIDITIAVEPKKYKGYDLTDFVVKSVKGTKTYPIQKDYEDFTNAHKNDIDWNQKLYKKIYEIISKNPENEFSENMLMALSWNENLDKKELQKAYAKLSKTDNTVGQLEFNLFPEKFINVGQSVYDFELPDENNVIFRTSDLKGKWFLVDFWASWCAPCRAQMPELSKIYNTHKNKNFEVVALSIDKDKTKWIDALKKENTGWINLIEQKEYSSKIVERYGVRAIPSNFLINPEGKIEAKDISMEELNTLLTNQKTN; encoded by the coding sequence ATGAAGAAAATTTCATTTCTAATTGTATTATCATTTCTTTTGGTAAATCATATTGAAGCACAGCAAACAAAGCCAAAATCGTTTGTTCTGAATGGGACTTTTTTAAATGACTTTTCTGGATATCTTCATATGCAATATGAAGACAAAAACGATAGTGTCTTAGTTGTTGATAATCATTTTACTTTTAAAGGACAATTAATTAAAAAAACTGCAAATGTCTTTTTTTCAAAAAAAGGCAAAGGCATAATATCAACAACCAGTAAAGAATTTTATTTAGAAAATACCCCGATAGATATCACAATAGCTGTAGAACCAAAAAAGTACAAAGGTTATGATCTTACTGACTTCGTAGTAAAATCAGTTAAAGGAACAAAAACATATCCAATTCAAAAAGATTACGAAGATTTTACCAATGCCCACAAAAATGACATCGATTGGAATCAAAAACTATATAAAAAAATATACGAAATCATATCAAAAAATCCTGAAAACGAGTTTAGTGAGAATATGTTAATGGCTTTATCATGGAATGAAAACCTGGATAAAAAAGAACTTCAAAAAGCATATGCTAAACTTTCTAAAACTGATAATACTGTAGGTCAGTTAGAATTTAATTTATTTCCCGAAAAATTTATAAACGTTGGACAATCTGTATATGATTTCGAACTTCCAGATGAAAATAATGTAATTTTCAGAACTTCAGATCTTAAAGGAAAATGGTTTTTAGTCGATTTTTGGGCAAGCTGGTGTGCACCATGCAGAGCGCAAATGCCTGAATTATCAAAAATTTACAATACACATAAAAATAAAAATTTTGAAGTCGTTGCACTTTCAATCGATAAAGACAAAACGAAATGGATCGACGCTTTGAAAAAAGAAAATACAGGCTGGATTAATCTAATTGAGCAAAAAGAATACTCTAGTAAAATTGTCGAAAGATATGGTGTTCGAGCAATCCCTTCTAATTTTTTAATAAATCCTGAAGGAAAAATTGAAGCAAAAGATATTTCGATGGAAGAATTAAACACGTTACTCACAAATCAAAAAACAAACTAA
- a CDS encoding DUF4919 domain-containing protein yields MIRKILYLTVLLLTIPSFSQDATFRTPDYKTIQKEITDKKSPFYYPKLMERFVSNDSLLTNDDYQHLYLGYVFQPKYNAFWKSPDEEKLREFYSKEKLEAKDYDEIIKLANHSLSDFPFDLRQLNFLSTVYHLKGDKKSSNIAFLKFHNILNAIFSTGDGKQCETGFHVILVEHEYIILNLFEIESKSQSLVGNCDYFSLEKSKYKVDGIYFNIEKMLENEKKALK; encoded by the coding sequence ATGATTAGAAAAATTTTATATCTAACAGTATTATTACTAACAATACCGTCTTTCTCACAAGACGCCACTTTTAGAACTCCGGATTACAAAACAATCCAAAAAGAAATTACAGACAAAAAATCGCCTTTTTATTATCCCAAATTAATGGAACGTTTTGTTAGCAATGATTCACTTTTGACCAACGATGATTATCAGCATTTATATCTTGGCTATGTTTTTCAGCCCAAATACAATGCCTTTTGGAAATCGCCGGACGAAGAAAAACTTCGCGAATTTTACAGTAAAGAAAAACTCGAAGCTAAGGATTATGACGAAATCATAAAACTTGCCAATCATTCCTTAAGCGATTTCCCTTTTGATCTAAGACAGCTTAATTTTCTTAGCACCGTTTATCATCTCAAAGGAGACAAGAAATCTTCTAATATTGCTTTTTTAAAATTTCATAACATCCTGAATGCCATATTTTCTACCGGAGACGGAAAACAATGCGAAACCGGCTTTCATGTTATATTGGTAGAACACGAATACATAATACTAAATCTTTTCGAAATTGAATCTAAATCCCAATCTCTGGTTGGTAATTGTGATTATTTCAGCTTGGAAAAAAGCAAATATAAGGTCGACGGTATTTACTTTAATATCGAAAAAATGCTCGAAAACGAAAAGAAAGCTCTAAAATAG
- a CDS encoding DUF1801 domain-containing protein, with translation MNAAIQDYNNLQNSSDKEICDLLATIINENLPDAENKIWHAHPVWFLDGNPIVGYSKLKNCVRLLFWSGQSFDEEKLVNEGSFKASEIRYTSPELINKEDLKRWLKKATEIQWDYKNIVKRKGILERLK, from the coding sequence ATGAATGCGGCCATACAAGATTATAACAACTTGCAAAATAGTTCAGACAAAGAAATCTGTGATCTCTTGGCAACTATAATCAATGAAAACCTACCCGATGCTGAAAACAAAATCTGGCACGCACATCCCGTTTGGTTTCTGGACGGAAATCCAATTGTAGGGTATAGTAAACTCAAAAATTGTGTGCGCTTATTGTTCTGGAGCGGACAATCTTTTGACGAAGAAAAACTTGTAAATGAAGGTTCATTCAAAGCTTCAGAAATTCGTTATACATCTCCGGAACTCATAAACAAAGAAGACTTAAAACGCTGGCTCAAAAAAGCCACCGAAATACAATGGGATTATAAAAACATCGTAAAACGCAAAGGAATACTGGAAAGACTAAAATAA
- a CDS encoding helix-turn-helix transcriptional regulator: MTRDKLKKEIGQRIVELREKKGWNQSDLARACNKDRQSIEKLENGKVNPTLYTLLEIAIALEISLSKLVDFS, translated from the coding sequence ATGACACGAGATAAGTTAAAAAAGGAAATAGGTCAGCGCATTGTCGAACTTCGAGAGAAAAAGGGTTGGAATCAGTCTGATTTGGCTAGAGCGTGTAACAAAGACCGTCAATCTATTGAAAAACTTGAAAACGGAAAAGTTAATCCAACACTTTATACTTTGCTTGAAATTGCAATTGCTTTAGAGATTTCTTTGTCAAAGTTGGTTGATTTTTCGTAA
- a CDS encoding TPM domain-containing protein translates to MTPYTDLTDYSLALDKYLISKLNIDTSILILISKQLRQIQVQGVNKIRAKMTDQEMKDIVSTYVIPELKKGDYYKGLQEGTRELVKKLE, encoded by the coding sequence ATAACTCCATATACAGATCTTACTGATTATTCATTAGCTTTAGACAAATATTTAATTTCTAAATTAAATATAGACACCTCTATATTAATTTTGATTAGCAAGCAATTAAGACAAATTCAAGTTCAGGGAGTCAATAAAATACGTGCTAAAATGACTGATCAGGAAATGAAAGATATTGTATCTACCTATGTAATTCCAGAATTAAAAAAAGGTGATTACTACAAAGGTTTGCAGGAAGGCACACGTGAACTCGTTAAAAAGCTGGAATAA
- a CDS encoding SymE family type I addiction module toxin, which translates to MKNIRKLKIHTKYQVRTYRATTIPIIKLAGKWLNKLGFKEGQMININQKKNRLIITIDKD; encoded by the coding sequence ATGAAAAATATAAGAAAACTAAAAATTCATACAAAATATCAAGTACGGACTTATAGAGCCACAACAATTCCCATAATAAAACTTGCAGGTAAATGGCTTAACAAACTTGGTTTCAAAGAAGGTCAAATGATAAACATAAATCAAAAGAAAAATAGACTTATAATCACTATTGACAAAGATTAA
- a CDS encoding NAD(P)H-dependent oxidoreductase, translating to MNILIVYSHPSKKSYTFQVLERLKWFLKKQNWNIEVSDLYEMNFQSDMSEEEYEREGFVKTDLPIPADVLIEQEKIEKADCIIFLYPIWWSDCPAKLKGWFDRVYSVGYAYGQNETSKKMKTIPFGLAIGTAGHPNEFLEEIKMAQSMQTIMLEDRLGQRFENKEMLILGGTLELEKVMANHFSQLEAAVERIKIYQKK from the coding sequence ATGAATATCTTAATTGTTTATAGCCATCCCAGCAAAAAATCATATACATTTCAGGTTTTAGAACGTTTGAAATGGTTTTTGAAAAAGCAAAACTGGAACATTGAAGTTTCAGACTTATATGAAATGAATTTTCAGAGCGATATGTCTGAAGAAGAATATGAACGAGAAGGTTTTGTCAAAACAGATCTTCCAATTCCTGCAGATGTCTTGATAGAGCAGGAAAAAATCGAAAAAGCCGATTGTATTATTTTTCTATACCCAATTTGGTGGAGCGATTGTCCGGCAAAACTAAAAGGTTGGTTTGATCGGGTTTATTCCGTTGGATATGCTTACGGACAAAATGAAACTTCAAAAAAAATGAAAACAATTCCGTTTGGGCTTGCAATTGGTACTGCAGGACATCCAAATGAGTTTCTTGAAGAAATAAAAATGGCACAAAGCATGCAAACCATTATGCTGGAAGATCGGCTAGGGCAAAGATTTGAAAATAAAGAAATGCTAATCCTGGGTGGAACTCTTGAATTGGAGAAAGTTATGGCAAACCATTTTTCGCAACTTGAAGCCGCTGTTGAGAGAATTAAAATTTACCAGAAAAAATGA
- a CDS encoding DUF2314 domain-containing protein: protein MENTPIFFADGESPKMIEAYKKAQETFKYFWRELSWEYRRIVPGLDLACVKLAFTQEIDDETVVEHMWINDINFDGDTIYGTLVNQPNDLTNVNNGDEVKIPANQISDWLFASQGTTYGAFTIQAMRSEMSEYDREQHDEAWGLEFGDYNNILVVYDQKEKPENLIEHPMSKNMKESLIDFIKNNPEELNGKDELGYTFLHREAIAGNSTSVQILIESGADVNAKNINGKTASDFAKQLNWEHLIPLF, encoded by the coding sequence ATGGAAAATACACCAATATTTTTTGCAGACGGAGAAAGCCCTAAAATGATTGAGGCATACAAAAAAGCACAGGAAACCTTTAAATATTTCTGGAGAGAATTATCATGGGAATACCGCCGAATAGTCCCGGGACTGGATCTTGCCTGCGTAAAACTAGCCTTTACTCAGGAAATTGATGATGAAACCGTAGTCGAACACATGTGGATCAACGATATCAATTTTGACGGCGATACAATCTACGGAACCCTGGTAAATCAACCTAATGATTTAACCAATGTAAATAACGGCGACGAAGTAAAAATACCAGCCAATCAAATAAGCGATTGGTTATTTGCTAGTCAGGGCACAACCTACGGCGCCTTTACAATACAAGCCATGCGCTCAGAAATGAGTGAATATGACAGAGAACAACATGACGAAGCCTGGGGCTTAGAATTTGGAGATTACAACAATATTCTGGTCGTTTATGATCAAAAAGAAAAACCGGAAAATCTAATTGAGCATCCTATGAGTAAAAACATGAAAGAGAGTTTAATCGATTTTATAAAAAATAATCCCGAAGAACTTAACGGAAAAGATGAATTGGGTTATACTTTTTTACATCGTGAAGCAATTGCAGGAAATAGTACCTCGGTACAAATTTTAATAGAATCCGGTGCTGATGTAAATGCAAAAAACATCAACGGAAAAACTGCCTCAGATTTTGCAAAACAACTAAATTGGGAACATTTAATCCCTCTATTTTAA
- a CDS encoding GNAT family N-acetyltransferase — MKIVEIRKNDYDSLRNLFLKERQNTFHWLNPLEFQLKDFDRYTKGELVLVAIIDDIPVGFISIWMKGNFIHHLYIDQNHQQKGIGTQLLKAAIKKTKLPITLKCLENNVKAVEFYLRKGFFAVEKGQSEHGGYILFELLRNID, encoded by the coding sequence ATGAAAATAGTCGAAATCAGAAAAAACGATTATGATTCTTTAAGAAACCTATTCTTAAAAGAAAGACAGAACACCTTTCATTGGCTTAATCCCTTAGAATTTCAGTTAAAAGATTTTGATCGTTATACAAAAGGCGAACTTGTTTTAGTGGCAATTATTGATGATATTCCTGTAGGTTTCATTTCTATCTGGATGAAGGGTAATTTTATTCATCATTTATACATTGATCAAAACCATCAGCAAAAAGGTATTGGAACCCAATTATTAAAAGCAGCAATTAAAAAAACTAAGCTTCCAATTACTTTAAAATGCCTCGAAAACAATGTAAAAGCCGTTGAATTTTATCTCAGAAAAGGTTTTTTCGCAGTAGAAAAAGGACAATCTGAACATGGCGGATATATACTTTTTGAATTATTAAGAAACATTGACTAA
- a CDS encoding carbonic anhydrase, with protein MKTKIVAIFFLTLLVLSCKNDKNLNVEIPQGGAELTAIEKLTNGNQRFLDEKSIHPHQNKKTVLANQNSQKPFAIVITCSDSRVSPEIVFDQGIGDLFVIRNAGNLISDIDMGSIEYAVEHLDTKLIVVLGHTECGAIKAYINDKDGAYKKHFNHIDNIVETISNEEEEIKADKTIPKATNYLGAINANILHSSKLIQNNPIVKEHKAQVVSMRYDVHTGKIVQM; from the coding sequence ATGAAAACAAAAATAGTAGCAATATTCTTCTTGACCTTATTAGTTCTTAGCTGTAAAAACGACAAAAATCTAAACGTAGAAATCCCTCAAGGCGGTGCCGAATTAACCGCTATAGAAAAATTAACCAATGGAAATCAACGATTTTTAGACGAAAAATCAATCCATCCGCATCAAAACAAAAAAACTGTTCTAGCCAATCAAAACAGCCAAAAACCATTTGCAATTGTAATTACGTGTTCAGACAGCAGAGTTTCACCAGAAATTGTATTTGATCAGGGAATTGGGGATTTATTTGTAATACGCAACGCTGGAAATTTAATTTCTGATATCGATATGGGAAGTATCGAATACGCCGTAGAGCATCTGGATACAAAATTAATTGTTGTTTTAGGCCATACCGAATGTGGTGCCATAAAAGCTTACATCAATGATAAAGATGGAGCATACAAAAAGCATTTCAATCATATTGACAATATAGTTGAAACCATTTCTAATGAAGAAGAAGAGATAAAAGCAGATAAAACCATTCCAAAAGCGACAAATTATTTAGGAGCAATTAATGCCAATATCTTACATTCATCAAAATTAATACAAAACAATCCAATCGTAAAAGAGCACAAAGCACAAGTTGTTTCTATGCGATACGACGTACATACAGGAAAAATAGTTCAGATGTAA